Proteins from a genomic interval of Kitasatospora herbaricolor:
- a CDS encoding STM4015 family protein, translated as MAIGRHIEEFHGLPVFNVEAALADGKPLPAAGEVAWRLHLDYDADESFEQLWETFLGAVDSTAVRAVVIGSWWGDDGMDPLTEPLALIVRSAGRLPALRALFLGEVTYEENEISWIQPADLTPLLETYPRLEELVVRGAYSTYGEVPPPYLRPLRHEHLRTLRFESGGLSGTVSRAIAACELPVLERLELWLGTEWYGADTTLDDLAPLLDGSGLPALRHLGLENSDLSDQLAAALAGAPVVAQLSTLSLALGTLSDQGAAALLAGQPLTHLAALDLHHHYLSEEMRQRLQDTLGAAGTALDLSQTQNLDDDRPYVANGE; from the coding sequence ATGGCGATCGGCCGGCACATCGAGGAATTCCACGGCCTGCCCGTGTTCAACGTGGAGGCCGCGCTCGCCGACGGCAAGCCGCTGCCCGCCGCCGGGGAGGTCGCCTGGCGCCTCCACCTGGACTACGACGCGGACGAGAGCTTCGAGCAGCTGTGGGAGACCTTCCTCGGCGCCGTCGACAGCACCGCCGTTCGGGCCGTGGTGATCGGCTCCTGGTGGGGGGACGACGGCATGGACCCGCTCACCGAGCCGCTGGCGCTGATCGTGCGCAGCGCCGGGCGGCTGCCCGCGCTGCGGGCCCTGTTCCTCGGCGAGGTGACGTACGAGGAGAACGAGATCTCCTGGATCCAGCCGGCCGACCTCACCCCGCTGCTGGAGACCTACCCGCGGCTGGAGGAGCTGGTCGTCCGCGGCGCGTACTCGACGTACGGCGAGGTCCCGCCGCCGTACCTGCGGCCGCTGCGGCACGAGCACCTGCGCACCCTGCGCTTCGAGTCCGGCGGCCTCTCCGGCACGGTCTCCCGGGCGATCGCCGCCTGCGAGCTGCCCGTCCTGGAGCGGCTCGAACTCTGGCTCGGCACCGAGTGGTACGGCGCGGACACCACCCTCGACGACCTCGCGCCGCTGCTCGACGGCTCCGGCCTGCCCGCCCTGCGCCACCTCGGGCTGGAGAACAGCGACCTCAGCGACCAGTTGGCCGCAGCCCTGGCCGGCGCACCGGTGGTGGCCCAGCTGTCGACGCTCAGCCTGGCCCTCGGCACCCTGAGCGACCAGGGCGCGGCGGCCCTGCTGGCCGGCCAGCCGCTCACCCACCTCGCCGCCCTCGACCTGCACCACCACTACCTCTCCGAGGAGATGCGGCAGCGCCTGCAGGACACCCTGGGCGCGGCCGGCACGGCGCTGGACCTCTCCCAGACCCAGAACCTCGACGACGACCGGCCGTACGTCGCCAACGGCGAGTGA
- a CDS encoding fumarylacetoacetate hydrolase family protein, with product MKLLRVGLPGAERPVVLGQDGTAYDLSGRTPDIDGAFLAGLDPAELARAVAGGALPVTDIAGQRVGAPVVRPGKVVGIGLNYRDHAAEAGAQIPTEPVVFLKPSNTVVGAYDEVLVPRGSEKTDYEAELAIVIGRTARYLETHQDAAAVVAGYTVANDVTERAFQFERGGQWDKGKSAETFTPLGPWLVTADEVADPQRLPVRTWVNGDLRQNGSTAEMIFPVLEIVRYLTHFMVLEPGDVIVTGTPAGVTLGHPGTPFLQPGDVIEIEIDGLGRQRQVLGKA from the coding sequence ATGAAGCTCCTCCGTGTCGGCCTCCCCGGCGCTGAGCGCCCGGTCGTACTGGGCCAGGACGGCACCGCGTACGACCTCTCGGGCCGGACGCCCGACATCGACGGCGCCTTCCTCGCCGGGCTGGACCCGGCCGAGCTGGCCCGCGCGGTGGCGGGCGGCGCGCTGCCGGTGACCGACATCGCCGGGCAGCGGGTCGGCGCGCCGGTGGTACGCCCGGGCAAGGTCGTCGGCATCGGCCTGAACTACCGCGACCACGCCGCCGAGGCGGGGGCGCAGATCCCCACCGAGCCGGTGGTGTTCCTCAAGCCGAGCAACACCGTGGTCGGCGCCTACGACGAGGTGCTGGTGCCGCGGGGCAGCGAGAAGACCGACTACGAGGCCGAGCTGGCCATCGTGATCGGCCGGACCGCCCGCTACCTGGAGACCCACCAGGACGCGGCGGCGGTCGTCGCCGGCTACACGGTGGCCAACGACGTCACCGAGCGGGCCTTCCAGTTCGAGCGCGGCGGCCAGTGGGACAAGGGCAAGTCGGCGGAGACCTTCACGCCGCTCGGGCCCTGGCTGGTGACCGCCGACGAGGTGGCGGACCCGCAGCGGCTGCCGGTCCGGACCTGGGTCAACGGCGACCTGCGGCAGAACGGCTCCACCGCCGAGATGATCTTCCCGGTGCTGGAGATCGTCCGCTACCTCACCCACTTCATGGTGCTGGAGCCCGGCGACGTGATCGTCACCGGCACCCCGGCCGGCGTCACGCTCGGGCACCCGGGGACGCCGTTCCTGCAGCCCGGCGACGTGATCGAGATCGAGATCGACGGTCTCGGCCGCCAGCGGCAGGTCCTCGGCAAGGCCTGA
- a CDS encoding STM4014 family protein — protein sequence MTPAPAPATDPTAPRLTVLGNPGHRRVTLFAAAVRAAGLPEPAVLPWSRVLRGGYRIEPGTLLRVDSPGEDETVDRLLRGAALGPGYAPTRVEGTAAWYAGFTAALAGVAGAVRAAPGARLLADPAEIAVMFDKRRTHRLLAGAGVPVPPALDQSPGPVADWADLKGRLAAAGLRRVFVKPAHGSSASGVLALEFGPRGRLSATTSVSWRDGELHNSLRVRRYQQEDAIAAIVDRLAPDGLHVERWIPKSAQGGRAADLRVVVIAGRATHLVVRTSTGPMTNLHLGGARGDTELLREAAGPHWATLLETAERAAACFPGSPAAGVDVLPGADWRRYLVGEVNAFGDLLPGLTGLPGGPAEGLDTYAAQLAAVLAGGTALPNTDLPGTDLPGADLPGADLPGPGGGAGPSPAAAPPRTAVPSAGHGATP from the coding sequence ATGACACCGGCCCCGGCCCCGGCCACCGACCCGACCGCCCCGCGGCTCACCGTGCTGGGCAACCCCGGCCACCGGCGGGTGACGCTGTTCGCCGCCGCCGTCCGGGCCGCCGGGCTGCCCGAGCCCGCCGTGCTGCCCTGGTCCCGGGTGCTGCGCGGCGGGTACCGGATCGAGCCGGGCACGCTGCTGCGGGTGGACTCGCCCGGCGAGGACGAGACGGTCGACCGGCTGCTGCGCGGCGCCGCGCTGGGCCCCGGGTACGCGCCGACCAGGGTGGAGGGCACGGCCGCCTGGTACGCCGGGTTCACCGCCGCGCTGGCGGGGGTGGCCGGGGCGGTCCGGGCCGCCCCCGGGGCGCGGCTGCTGGCCGACCCGGCCGAGATCGCGGTGATGTTCGACAAACGCCGCACCCACCGGCTGCTGGCCGGCGCGGGCGTGCCCGTCCCGCCCGCCCTCGACCAGTCGCCGGGGCCCGTCGCCGACTGGGCGGACCTGAAGGGGCGGCTGGCCGCGGCGGGACTGCGCCGGGTCTTCGTCAAACCCGCCCACGGCTCCTCCGCCTCCGGGGTGCTGGCCCTGGAGTTCGGCCCGCGCGGGCGGCTCTCGGCCACCACCTCGGTCTCCTGGCGGGACGGCGAGCTGCACAACTCCCTGCGGGTGCGCCGGTACCAGCAGGAGGACGCGATCGCGGCGATCGTGGACCGGCTGGCGCCGGACGGCCTGCACGTGGAGCGGTGGATCCCGAAGTCCGCCCAGGGTGGCCGGGCGGCCGACCTGCGGGTGGTGGTGATCGCCGGCCGGGCCACCCACCTGGTGGTGCGCACCAGCACCGGCCCGATGACCAACCTCCATCTCGGCGGCGCCCGGGGCGACACCGAACTGCTCCGCGAGGCGGCCGGACCGCACTGGGCCACACTGCTGGAGACCGCCGAGCGCGCGGCCGCCTGCTTCCCCGGCTCCCCGGCCGCCGGCGTGGACGTGCTGCCCGGTGCCGACTGGCGGCGCTACCTGGTCGGCGAGGTGAACGCTTTCGGCGACCTGCTGCCCGGTCTCACCGGCCTGCCCGGCGGCCCCGCCGAAGGGCTCGACACCTACGCGGCCCAGCTCGCCGCCGTGCTCGCGGGAGGCACTGCGCTCCCGAACACTGACCTGCCGGGCACTGACCTGCCGGGCGCTGACCTGCCGGGCGCTGACCTCCCGGGCCCGGGAGGCGGCGCCGGGCCCTCCCCCGCCGCCGCCCCACCCCGTACCGCCGTCCCGTCCGCAGGCCATGGAGCCACCCCGTGA
- a CDS encoding STM4013/SEN3800 family hydrolase — MNEIVGSHDLLLVTLDTLRFDVARELAEAGRIPHLAAVLPGGRWERRHSPGSFTYAAHQAILAGFLPTPARPDGPHPRLFAARFAGSETTEPRTWVFDTPDLPSALAAAGYRTVCIGGVGFFNKQGPLGSVLPGMFQESHWEPEFGVPSPVSFEAQVARAEEVAAGQPAGQPLFLFLNVAALHQPNWFHLPGATREHGDSRASHAAALEYVDRHIGRLFAAMSRRRPCFAVVCSDHGTAYGEDGYTGHRIGHEVVWTVPYAHFVLPGPAEEPAAPDAAPTLALSGPDAPPDRHLPGPAQETQPR; from the coding sequence ATGAACGAGATCGTCGGCAGTCACGACCTGCTGCTGGTCACCCTCGACACGCTCCGGTTCGACGTCGCCCGCGAGCTCGCCGAGGCCGGCCGCATCCCGCACCTGGCGGCCGTCCTGCCCGGCGGCCGCTGGGAGCGCCGGCACTCCCCCGGCAGCTTCACCTACGCCGCCCACCAGGCCATCCTGGCGGGGTTCCTGCCGACCCCGGCGCGCCCGGACGGCCCGCACCCGCGACTGTTCGCCGCCCGCTTCGCGGGCTCCGAGACCACCGAACCGCGCACCTGGGTCTTCGACACCCCGGACCTGCCCTCCGCCCTGGCGGCGGCCGGGTACCGGACGGTCTGCATCGGCGGCGTCGGCTTCTTCAACAAGCAGGGCCCGCTCGGCTCGGTACTGCCGGGGATGTTCCAGGAGAGCCACTGGGAGCCCGAGTTCGGCGTCCCCTCGCCGGTCTCCTTCGAGGCGCAGGTGGCCCGCGCCGAGGAGGTCGCGGCCGGGCAGCCCGCCGGGCAGCCGCTCTTCCTCTTCCTCAACGTGGCCGCTCTGCACCAGCCGAACTGGTTCCACCTGCCCGGCGCCACCCGGGAGCACGGCGACAGCCGGGCCAGCCACGCGGCCGCACTGGAGTACGTCGACCGGCACATCGGGCGGCTGTTCGCCGCCATGAGCCGGCGCCGGCCGTGCTTCGCCGTCGTCTGCTCCGACCACGGCACGGCGTACGGCGAGGACGGCTACACCGGGCACCGGATCGGCCACGAGGTGGTCTGGACGGTCCCGTACGCGCACTTCGTCCTGCCCGGCCCGGCCGAGGAGCCGGCCGCCCCCGACGCAGCCCCCACCCTTGCCCTGTCCGGCCCCGACGCACCCCCCGACCGGCACCTTCCCGGCCCCGCCCAGGAGACGCAGCCCCGATGA
- a CDS encoding STM4012 family radical SAM protein, translating to MTTTLPLLTGAPSADSPYRSYVYAYPHKTAYRRLPDRPALRELWAGEPQHALSLYLHIPFCEVRCGFCNLFTRIGSPDGLTTAYLDALERQAEAVRGALDEGARFALAAFGGGTPTYLSAAELERLCDIAERRMGADLRAIPLSVEASPDTATADRLEVLADRGTTRLSLGVQSFLDEEAKSAVRPQKRAAVEAALGRIRAAGFPVLNIDLIYGIEGQTPASWLRSLDAALAWQPEELYLYPLYVRPLTGLGRRAGEHDSRAWDEQRLTLYRAGRDHLLAHGYQQVSMRMFRRAGSPQAGTDEYSCQSDGMVGLGCGSRSYTAGLHYSFDYAVDATQVRSIIDEYVSTTDFGHAEYGHRMDAGEARRRHLVQSLLQADGLDLADYRRRFGTAAADDFAAELAALRAAGRLADAPGRLLLTPEGLAHSDAVGPDLFSPAVRALMAAYEAK from the coding sequence ATGACCACCACCCTGCCGCTGCTGACCGGCGCCCCGTCGGCGGACTCCCCGTACCGCAGCTACGTCTACGCCTACCCGCACAAGACGGCCTACCGCCGGCTGCCGGACCGCCCCGCGCTGCGCGAACTCTGGGCGGGCGAGCCGCAGCACGCGCTCTCGCTCTACCTGCACATCCCGTTCTGCGAGGTGCGCTGCGGCTTCTGCAACCTGTTCACCCGGATCGGCAGCCCCGACGGCCTGACCACCGCCTACCTGGACGCGCTGGAGCGGCAGGCCGAGGCAGTGCGCGGAGCCCTGGACGAGGGCGCCCGGTTCGCCCTGGCGGCCTTCGGCGGCGGCACCCCGACGTACCTGAGCGCCGCCGAGCTGGAGCGCCTGTGCGACATCGCCGAGCGGCGGATGGGCGCCGACCTGCGGGCGATCCCGCTCTCGGTGGAGGCCTCGCCGGACACCGCCACCGCCGACCGGCTGGAGGTGCTCGCCGACCGCGGCACCACCCGGCTCAGCCTGGGCGTGCAGTCCTTCCTGGACGAGGAAGCGAAGTCGGCCGTCCGCCCGCAGAAGCGCGCCGCGGTCGAGGCGGCGCTCGGCCGGATCCGCGCCGCCGGCTTCCCCGTCCTCAACATCGACCTGATCTACGGGATCGAGGGGCAGACCCCGGCCAGCTGGCTGCGCTCGCTGGACGCCGCCCTCGCCTGGCAGCCCGAGGAGCTGTACCTCTACCCGCTGTACGTGCGCCCGCTGACCGGCCTCGGCCGCCGGGCCGGCGAGCACGACTCGCGGGCCTGGGACGAGCAGCGCCTCACGCTCTACCGCGCGGGCCGGGACCACCTGCTCGCGCACGGCTACCAGCAGGTCTCGATGCGGATGTTCCGCCGGGCGGGCTCGCCGCAGGCCGGCACCGACGAGTACAGCTGCCAGAGCGACGGCATGGTGGGCCTGGGCTGCGGCTCCCGCTCGTACACCGCCGGCCTGCACTACTCCTTCGACTACGCGGTGGACGCCACCCAGGTCCGCTCGATCATCGACGAGTACGTCTCCACCACCGACTTCGGGCACGCCGAGTACGGGCACCGGATGGACGCCGGGGAGGCCCGCCGGCGCCACCTGGTGCAGTCCCTGCTGCAGGCCGACGGGCTGGACCTCGCCGACTACCGGCGGCGGTTCGGCACGGCCGCGGCGGACGACTTCGCCGCCGAGCTGGCCGCGCTGCGGGCGGCCGGCCGGCTCGCCGACGCCCCCGGCCGGCTCCTGCTCACCCCCGAGGGCCTGGCCCACTCGGACGCCGTCGGACCGGACCTCTTCTCCCCCGCCGTGCGTGCCCTGATGGCCGCCTACGAGGCGAAGTGA
- a CDS encoding STM4011 family radical SAM protein, with product MDLTILYRGPLASCDYDCPYCPFGKRRDTPDQLRADRAALDRFAGWVTGQRGDTLSLLFTPWGEGLVRSWYRETLARLSRLPHVRRVAIQTNLSFRTDWLADADLATLALWATYHPGEVTHERFLAKCRELTALGVRYSVGVVGEPEHLEPARRLRAELPPEVYLWVNAAEGRTYTDPEAASWTDLDPLFAYSRTPHPSAGRPCRTGRTVISVDGAGTVRRCHFVRTELGNLYDGSYRAALGPRPCELAFCDCHIGYVHLETLPLYEVFGEGVLERIPHDR from the coding sequence CTGGACCTGACGATCCTGTACCGGGGCCCGCTGGCCTCCTGCGACTACGACTGCCCGTACTGCCCGTTCGGCAAGCGGCGGGACACCCCCGACCAGTTGCGCGCCGACCGGGCCGCGCTGGACCGGTTCGCCGGCTGGGTCACCGGGCAGCGCGGCGACACCCTTTCGCTGCTGTTCACGCCGTGGGGCGAGGGCCTGGTCCGCTCCTGGTACCGGGAGACGCTGGCCCGGCTGAGCCGGCTGCCGCACGTGCGCCGGGTGGCGATCCAGACCAACCTCAGCTTCCGCACCGACTGGCTGGCCGACGCCGACCTCGCCACCCTCGCCCTCTGGGCGACCTACCACCCGGGCGAGGTCACCCACGAACGGTTCCTGGCGAAGTGCCGGGAGCTCACCGCGCTGGGCGTGCGGTACAGCGTGGGCGTGGTGGGCGAACCCGAGCACCTGGAGCCGGCCCGCCGGCTGCGCGCGGAGCTGCCGCCCGAGGTCTACCTGTGGGTGAACGCCGCCGAGGGGCGCACGTACACCGACCCGGAGGCGGCCAGCTGGACCGACCTCGACCCGCTCTTCGCGTACAGCCGGACCCCGCACCCGAGCGCGGGGCGCCCCTGCCGGACGGGCCGCACGGTGATCTCGGTGGACGGTGCGGGCACGGTCCGGCGCTGCCACTTCGTCCGCACCGAGCTGGGCAACCTGTACGACGGCTCGTACCGCGCCGCGCTCGGCCCGCGTCCCTGCGAACTGGCCTTCTGCGACTGCCACATCGGGTACGTCCACCTGGAGACGCTGCCGCTGTACGAGGTCTTCGGCGAGGGCGTGCTGGAGCGGATCCCGCACGACCGGTGA
- a CDS encoding DUF885 domain-containing protein codes for MVEELINSHEGGTTPRRIADSYVQALAELDPLTAVYLGLNPDDDRLPDLSPAGDREIAELGRRTLARLDAAEAAGASRDEAERRCARLLRERLTAELAVHEAGENLRAVRNLGSPVHNVREVFTLMATATAQDWELVGRRLARVPVALAQYRETLEEGVARGLLSGPRQVTTVVGQFGEWLDPATPGGWFGEFVQAAPEEQRATLTGIAVAAADALATLRDWLRDVYGPAAAAAPDTVGRERYARWVRYWTGSDLDLDEAYGWAWQQFHELAAQMRVEAEKVRPGSTPMQAMKWLETDGPSIKGEEAAREYLQGLMDQAIADLQGTHFDLAEPVTRVESRLAPAGSAAAPYYTAPSLDFTRPGRTWLPTLGREAFPVWDLVSTWYHEGVPGHHLQLAQWNYVADRLSTYQVSLGGVSANLEGWALYAERLMDELGYLTDPGHRLGYLNAQMMRALRVIVDIGMHVGLDFPADSPYKPGEPVLPDDAREFFGQYCGLPAEFLDSELVRYLGLPGQAIGYKLGERAWLSGRAAAKAAHEARGEAFDLKAWHMAALSQGSLGLDDLVAELTAL; via the coding sequence ATGGTTGAAGAACTGATCAACTCTCACGAAGGCGGCACCACCCCCCGCCGCATCGCGGACTCCTATGTCCAGGCCCTCGCCGAGCTCGACCCGCTGACCGCGGTCTATCTCGGCCTCAACCCCGACGACGACAGGCTGCCGGACCTCTCCCCGGCCGGCGACCGCGAGATCGCCGAACTCGGCCGTCGCACCCTGGCCCGACTCGACGCCGCGGAGGCCGCCGGTGCCTCCCGGGACGAGGCCGAGCGCCGCTGCGCCCGGCTGCTGCGCGAGCGGCTGACGGCCGAACTCGCCGTCCACGAGGCGGGCGAGAACCTGCGCGCGGTGCGCAACCTCGGCTCGCCGGTGCACAACGTGCGGGAGGTCTTCACGTTGATGGCCACCGCCACCGCGCAGGACTGGGAACTGGTCGGCCGCCGGCTGGCCCGGGTGCCGGTGGCGCTCGCCCAGTACCGGGAGACCCTGGAGGAGGGCGTCGCCCGCGGTCTCCTCTCGGGCCCGCGCCAGGTCACCACGGTGGTCGGCCAGTTCGGCGAATGGCTGGACCCGGCGACCCCCGGCGGCTGGTTCGGCGAGTTCGTGCAGGCGGCCCCGGAGGAGCAGCGGGCCACCCTGACCGGGATCGCGGTGGCGGCGGCCGACGCGCTGGCGACGCTGCGCGACTGGCTGCGCGACGTCTACGGCCCGGCCGCGGCCGCGGCGCCGGACACCGTCGGCCGCGAGCGGTACGCCCGCTGGGTCCGCTACTGGACCGGCTCCGACCTCGACCTGGACGAGGCGTACGGCTGGGCGTGGCAGCAGTTCCACGAGCTGGCGGCCCAGATGCGGGTCGAGGCGGAGAAGGTACGGCCCGGTTCGACGCCGATGCAGGCGATGAAGTGGCTGGAGACCGACGGCCCGTCGATCAAGGGCGAGGAGGCGGCCCGCGAGTACCTCCAGGGGCTGATGGACCAGGCGATCGCCGACCTCCAGGGCACCCACTTCGACCTGGCCGAGCCGGTCACCCGGGTCGAGTCCCGGCTGGCCCCGGCCGGCAGCGCCGCCGCGCCGTACTACACCGCGCCGTCGCTGGACTTCACCCGGCCGGGCCGGACCTGGCTGCCGACGCTGGGCCGGGAGGCCTTCCCGGTCTGGGACCTGGTCTCCACCTGGTACCACGAGGGCGTGCCGGGCCACCACCTGCAGCTCGCGCAGTGGAACTACGTCGCCGACCGGCTCTCGACCTACCAGGTGAGCCTGGGCGGGGTGAGCGCCAACCTGGAGGGCTGGGCGCTGTACGCCGAGCGCCTGATGGACGAGCTCGGCTACCTGACCGACCCCGGTCACCGGCTGGGCTACCTCAACGCCCAGATGATGCGGGCGCTGCGGGTGATCGTCGACATCGGCATGCACGTCGGCCTCGACTTCCCGGCCGACTCGCCGTACAAGCCGGGCGAGCCGGTGCTGCCGGACGACGCCCGGGAGTTCTTCGGGCAGTACTGCGGGCTGCCGGCCGAGTTCCTGGACAGCGAGCTGGTCCGCTACCTGGGCCTGCCGGGCCAGGCCATCGGCTACAAGCTCGGCGAGCGGGCCTGGCTGAGCGGGCGCGCGGCGGCGAAGGCGGCGCACGAGGCGCGCGGCGAGGCCTTCGACCTCAAGGCCTGGCACATGGCGGCACTCTCGCAGGGCTCGCTGGGCCTGGACGACCTGGTGGCCGAACTCACCGCGCTGTAG
- a CDS encoding DUF6745 domain-containing protein encodes MTQQTERPGRAPATAPADPARVAAYWRRAAVATAPAADAPRERAAAEQAVRAAYRAAGLAEPTAVVRLDSPLQALAAALILGGGAQAVLAGPGAAQAAAVLAAAGRRLADAGVAAEPGAAGPSVREPVRTAPWERSRRLVRERLGGAGWAGLWALTGGELWPQTQALTGRIEGVLTDRLAPEAEAEADGTVRVRATAAVRAVRSALLDAVLGQHDAPWLAVFDAAGPGFEGDLAGLAGLAAVARHAGWWWPYERVALVAARPTTLHRDEAGRLDRADGPALAYPDGFALHAWRGMPVPEDFLAGLDGLTTERIREEENAELRRVMLEHYGYDRYLADSGAEPLHRDETGVLWRIQLPDDEPVVMVEVVNSTAEPDGTFRTYWLRVPPATRTARAGVAWTFGVPEQDYLPERET; translated from the coding sequence ATGACCCAGCAGACCGAACGGCCCGGCCGGGCCCCCGCGACCGCGCCGGCCGACCCCGCCCGGGTGGCCGCCTACTGGCGCCGCGCCGCCGTCGCCACCGCGCCGGCCGCCGACGCCCCGCGCGAGCGGGCGGCGGCCGAGCAGGCGGTCCGGGCGGCCTACCGGGCCGCCGGGCTCGCCGAACCGACGGCCGTGGTGCGGCTGGACTCGCCGCTCCAGGCGCTCGCCGCCGCGCTGATCCTCGGCGGCGGCGCGCAGGCCGTGCTGGCCGGGCCCGGCGCCGCGCAGGCCGCTGCGGTCCTCGCGGCCGCCGGACGGCGGCTGGCCGACGCCGGGGTGGCGGCCGAGCCGGGCGCGGCCGGGCCGAGCGTGCGCGAGCCGGTCCGCACGGCGCCCTGGGAGCGGTCCCGCCGGCTGGTGCGCGAGCGGCTCGGCGGGGCCGGCTGGGCCGGACTCTGGGCGCTGACCGGCGGCGAGCTGTGGCCGCAGACCCAGGCCCTGACCGGGCGGATCGAGGGCGTGCTGACCGACCGGCTGGCCCCCGAGGCCGAGGCGGAGGCCGACGGCACGGTACGGGTGCGGGCCACCGCGGCCGTCCGCGCCGTCCGGTCGGCGCTGCTGGACGCGGTGCTCGGGCAGCACGACGCCCCCTGGCTGGCAGTCTTCGACGCGGCCGGCCCCGGCTTCGAGGGGGACCTCGCCGGGCTGGCGGGCCTCGCCGCCGTCGCCCGGCACGCCGGCTGGTGGTGGCCGTACGAGCGGGTCGCCCTGGTCGCCGCCCGCCCGACCACGCTGCACCGGGACGAGGCCGGCCGGCTGGACCGCGCGGACGGCCCCGCGCTGGCCTACCCCGACGGGTTCGCCCTGCACGCCTGGCGCGGCATGCCGGTGCCCGAGGACTTCCTGGCCGGGCTGGACGGCCTGACCACCGAGCGGATCCGCGAGGAGGAGAACGCCGAGCTGCGCCGCGTCATGCTGGAGCACTACGGCTACGACCGCTACCTCGCCGACTCCGGCGCCGAGCCGCTGCACCGCGACGAGACCGGCGTGCTCTGGCGGATCCAGCTGCCGGACGACGAGCCGGTGGTGATGGTCGAGGTGGTCAACTCGACGGCAGAGCCGGATGGCACCTTCCGGACGTACTGGCTGCGGGTGCCGCCGGCCACCCGGACGGCGCGGGCCGGCGTGGCCTGGACCTTCGGCGTCCCCGAGCAGGACTACCTCCCCGAGCGGGAGACCTGA
- a CDS encoding TetR/AcrR family transcriptional regulator, with product MEASSAPDPSSAEARPRRAGYRRLPVQQRREQLIAVALELFASRPPEEVTLDDVAEAAGASRPLVYRYFAGGKQQLYEAALRSAAEELISRFKVPKEGTPTQQLATVLDHYFDFVAEHHAGYGALLRGGSVVETTRTSAIVDEVRRTALRRTLRHLGVRQAGPRVTMLVRSWISVVEGASLTWLDEGRQIPPAELRDWLVDQFVAMGAASALHDPQTAQVLGGLLALERPDGPAAALAGQLRELMTARNGTAERAGTASR from the coding sequence ATGGAAGCCAGCTCAGCGCCAGACCCGTCCTCCGCCGAGGCCCGCCCCCGGCGCGCCGGATACCGGCGGCTGCCGGTGCAGCAGCGACGCGAGCAACTCATCGCCGTCGCCCTGGAGCTGTTCGCCTCCCGGCCGCCCGAGGAGGTCACCCTCGACGACGTCGCCGAGGCCGCCGGCGCCTCGCGCCCGCTGGTCTACCGCTACTTCGCCGGCGGCAAGCAGCAGTTGTACGAGGCGGCGCTGCGCAGTGCCGCGGAGGAGCTGATCAGCCGCTTCAAGGTGCCCAAGGAGGGCACCCCGACCCAGCAGCTGGCCACCGTGCTGGACCACTACTTCGACTTCGTCGCCGAGCACCACGCCGGCTACGGGGCGCTGCTGCGCGGCGGTTCGGTGGTGGAGACGACGCGGACCTCGGCGATCGTCGACGAGGTCCGGCGGACGGCGCTGCGCCGGACGCTGCGGCACCTGGGCGTGCGGCAGGCCGGCCCGCGGGTGACGATGCTGGTCCGGTCCTGGATCTCGGTGGTCGAGGGCGCCTCGCTGACCTGGCTGGACGAGGGCCGGCAGATCCCGCCGGCGGAGCTGCGCGACTGGCTGGTGGACCAGTTCGTGGCGATGGGCGCGGCCTCGGCCCTGCACGATCCGCAGACCGCGCAGGTGCTGGGCGGGCTGCTGGCGCTGGAGCGGCCGGACGGGCCGGCGGCGGCGCTGGCCGGGCAGTTGCGGGAGCTGATGACGGCGCGGAACGGGACGGCGGAGCGGGCCGGGACGGCTTCGCGCTGA